A single region of the Raphanus sativus cultivar WK10039 chromosome 1, ASM80110v3, whole genome shotgun sequence genome encodes:
- the LOC108841905 gene encoding uncharacterized protein LOC108841905 has translation MTYGDGVDKTVPELKLRMEDPENGDYVKLRGRSDEEEEEEEGSSCGGCSLGSVTSVWFWLKFISLLACLAVLAFVIIKWIAPFLIEKELIPFINWVGSTFSIPVLGLLLFASVALFPTILLPSSPSMWMAGLTFGYGKGFLLILSAASIGVTLPFLIGHLFLHNMQEWLKQYPKKAAILRAAGEGTWFHQFQAVTLIRVSPFPYMIYNYCALATGVHYGPYILGSLVGMVPEIFVSIYTGIMLRTLAVASEKRHGLSAMEIVVNVLGFCVTASATIVCTIYAKKKLSAMQSEEAAETS, from the exons ATGACTTACGGCGATGGCGTCGATAAGACGGTGCCTGAGCTGAAATTGAGAATGGAAGATCCAGAGAATGGAGATTACGTGAAATTAAGAGGAAGAtcggatgaagaagaagaagaagaagaaggatcatCGTGTGGGGGATGTTCGTTAGGGTCGGTGACGTCTGTGTGGTTCTGGCTTAAATTCATCTCCCTCCTCGCTTGTCTTGCTGTATTGGCCTTTGTTATCATTAAATGGATTGCTCCTTTTTTGATCGAAAAG GAACTGATTCCGTTTATAAATTGGGTGGGAAGCACATTCAGCATCCCGGTGCTCGGTCTTCTCCTCTTTGCCTCTGTTGCATTgttcccaaccattcttcttCCTTCCTCTCCTTCCATGTGGATGGCTGGTCTCACCTTTGGTTATGGAAAAGGCTTTCTCTTGATTCTATCTGCAGCATCCATCGGTGTTACTCTTCCTTTCTTAATTGGACATCTCTTCCTCCACAACATGCAA GAATGGTTGAAGCAATACCCGAAAAAAGCAGCCATACTTAGAGCTGCCGGTGAAGGAACCTGGTTCCATCAGTTTCAAGCAGTCACCTTGATCCGTGTCTCTCCATTCCCTTACATGATTTACAACTACTGCGCATTGGCCACTGGAGTTCACTACGGTCCTTACATCTTAGGATCTCTTGTTGGAATGGTCCCTGAGATCTTTGTCTCCATCTACAC GGGAATAATGCTAAGAACACTAGCTGTTGCATCAGAAAAGAGACACGGTCTTTCAGCCATGGAGATAGTAGTGAATGTTCTTGGTTTCTGTGTAACTGCAAGCGCGACTATAGTCTGCACCATCTATGCGAAGAAGAAGCTAAGCGCAATGCAATCAGAGGAAGCAGCAGAGACATCGTAA
- the LOC130510618 gene encoding kinesin-like protein KIN-UA, whose translation MSTSSGTGYVNQRTGTHRSSLRAQSSSSASSAQKPSLKSKTLLRKSSPAALGVGSSSAAAGSKSGNGGDSAVRGRVRVAVRLRPRNGEEMIADADFADCVELQPEVKRLKLRKNNWDTDTFEFDEVLTEYASQKRVYEVVAKPVVEGVLDGYNGTIMAYGQTGTGKTYTLGQLGEEDVADRGIMVRAMEDILAQVSLETDSISVSYLQLYMETVQDLLDPANDNIAIVEDPKSGDVSLPGATLVEIRDQHSFLELLQLGEAHRFAANTKLNTESSRSHAILMVHVRRSLKTSESNGNSHMTKSLKPPLVRKGKLVVVDLAGSERISKSGSEGHTLEEAKSINLSLSALGKCINALAENSSHVPFRDSKLTRLLRDSFGGTARTSLVITIGPSPRHRGETTSTIMFGQRAMKVENMVKLKEEFDYKSLSKRLEVQLDSLIEENERQQKAFVDEIERITVEAHNQISEAEKRYANALEEEKLRYQNDYVESIKKLEENWSKNQKKLAAERLALGEKNGLDVTSNGNRSIAPALEEVSELKKTVQKEAQLKMAAEEEVNRLKLQLAEFKRVEVSGNSEIMRLHKMLESETQQKEKLEEEIATLHTQLLQLSLTADETRQNLERHGSQKTSGALDSFMSQLKLPQLQDPGNAEKPPVAKLFEQVGLQKILSLLEADDADVRIHAVKVVANLAAEEANQQQIVEAGGLTSLLMLLRSTEDETIHRVAAGAIANLAMNETNQELIMDQGGIDLLSSTAANAQDPQTLRMVAGAIANLCGNDKLQTKLRSEGGIAALLGMVRCGHPDVLAQVARGIANFAKCESRASTQGTKRGKSLLIEDGALSWIVQNAKTETTAIKRHIELALCHLAQHEGNAKEMVKEGAIWELVRISRECSREDIRSLAHRTLTSTPAFLTELRRLRVDIR comes from the exons atgTCAACGAGTTCAGGAACCGGTTATGTGAATCAAAGAACCGGTACGCATAGAAGCTCTCTCAGAGCTCAGTCCTCCTCCTCTGCTTCTTCTGCACAGAAACCTTCCCTCAAATCTAAGACGTTGCTTCGTAAAAGCAGCCCCGCCGCGCTCGGTGTCGGCTCCTCCTCCGCCGCGGCAGGTTCTAAGTCTGGAAACGGCGGCGACTCTGctg TTCGAGGGAGGGTTCGTGTAGCTGTTAGGTTAAGGCCAAGGAATGGCGAGGAGATGATCGCTGATGCTGATTTTGCTGATTGTGTTGAGTTACAGCCTGAG GTGAAGAGGTTGAAACTAAGGAAAAACAATTGGGACACTGATACATTCGAGTTCGACGAAGTCCTCACCGAGTATGCTTCTCAGAAGCGTGTTTACGAAGTTGTCGCTAAACCTGTTGTCGAG gGTGTTCTGGATGGTTACAATGGGACTATAATGGCTTACGGTCAGACCGGTACTGGCAAGACATATACGCTCGGACAGCTCGGGGAAGAAGACGTAGCTGATCGTGGCATAATGGTCCGTGCCATGGAGGATATTCTAGCTCAAGTCTCCTTGGAGACCGATTCTATATCCGTCTCTTATCTCCAG CTGTATATGGAGACAGTACAAGACCTTCTTGATCCGGCTAACGACAACATTGCCATAGTCGAAGACCCGAAAAGCGGAGATGTGTCTCTTCCAGGCGCCACCTTGGTCGAGATTAGGGACCAGCATAGCTTCCTTGAACTGCTTCAACTCGGAGAAGCTCACCGGTTCGCTGCTAACACTAAACTCAACACCGAGTCGTCACGTAGTCATGCTATCTTAATG GTTCATGTCAGACGCTCTTTAAAGACAAGTGAAAGTAATGGAAACTCACACATGACTAAATCTCTAAAGCCTCCTCTTGTCCGGAAAGGGAAACTAGTTGTGGTGGATCTTGCTGGCTCGGAACGTATTAGTAAATCAG GAAGTGAAGGACATACACTGGAGGAAGCCAAGTCTATCAATCTCTCGCTGAGTGCACTTGGCAAATGCATTAATGCACTGGCTGAGAACAGTTCCCATGTTCCGTTCCGTGATTCTAAGCTAACTAGATTGCTTAGAGATTCATTTGGAG GCACTGCAAGGACATCGTTGGTTATTACAATTGGTCCATCGCCACGGCATCGAGGGGAGACAACAAGCACTATCATGTTTGGGCAGAGG GCAATGAAAGTGGAGAATATGGTGAAGTTAAAGGAAGAGTTTGATTACAAAAGCTTGTCTAAAAGGCTTGAGGTACAACTAGACAGTCTGATCGAGGAAAACGAAAGACAGCAGAAAGCATTCGTTGATGAAATCGAGAGAATAACGGTAGAGGCGCATAACCAGATCTCTGAGGCTGAGAAGAGATATGCTAATGCACTAGAG GAGGAGAAGCTAAGGTATCAGAATGATTACGTGGAATCAATAAAGAAGCTGGAGGAGAACTGGTCAAAGAATCAGAAGAAGCTGGCTGCTGAAAGGCTTGCACTTGGAGAGAAAAATGGCCTGGACGTCACTTCAAATGGAAAT AGATCCATTGCTCCGGCCTTAGAGGAAGTCTCTGAACTGAAGAAAACGGTTCAGAAAGAAGCTCAGCTGAAGATGGCGGCTGAAGAGGAAGTGAATAGACTGAAACTGCAACTCGCTGAGTTCAAAAGAGTGGAA GTATCAGGAAACTCTGAGATCATGAGACTCCATAAGATGTTGGAAAGTGAGACACAACAAAAGGAAAAACTAGAGGAGGAAATAGCGACGCTTCATACTCAGTTACTGCAGCTGAGTCTTACCGCTGACGAG ACGCGACAAAACCTTGAGAGACATGGTTCACAGAAAACATCTGGTGCGCTAGACTCTTTTATGTCTCAGTTAAAACTTCCTCAGTTACAAGATCCGGGAAATGCTGAGAAACCTCCTGTAGCTAAACTATTTGAACAAG TTGGGTTGCAAAAGATTTTGTCTCTTCTTGAGGCTGACGATGCTGATGTAAGGATTCATGCTGTCAAAGTAGTAGCAAATCTTGCTGCCGAAG aggCAAATCAGCAACAAATCGTGGAAGCTGGTGGTCTCACTTCCCTACTGATGCTTCTGAGAAGTACAGAAGATGAAACCATTCACAGAGTTGCTGCTGGTGCAATCGCCAACCTTGCAATGAACG AAACCAACCAGGAGCTGATCATGGATCAAGGAGGCATCGATTTATTATCATCAACAGCAGCTAATGCTCAAGATCCTCAAACCCTCAGGATGGTTGCTGGAGCCATTGCTAATCTATGTGGAAATG ATAAATTGCAGACAAAGCTAAGATCAGAAGGAGGGATTGCAGCATTGTTGGGAATGGTAAGATGTGGACATCCTGATGTCCTTGCACAAGTTGCTCGTGGCATTGCAAACTTTGCTAAATGCGAGTCAAGAGCATCAACACAAG GAACCAAGAGAGGAAAGTCACTATTAATAGAAGACGGTGCACTCTCTTGGATTGTTCAAAATGCCAAAACCGAAACTACAGCTATTAAGCGGCATATCGAATTAGCTCTCTGCCACTTGGCACAACACG AAGGGAATGCGAAAGAGATGGTAAAGGAAGGAGCAATATGGGAACTGGTGAGGATCTCAAGAGAATGTTCGAGAGAAGACATAAGAAGTCTTGCTCATCGGACTCTCACTTCTACTCCCGCTTTCCTTACTGAACTTAGACGTCTTCGTGTCGATATCCGGTAA